The Culex pipiens pallens isolate TS chromosome 2, TS_CPP_V2, whole genome shotgun sequence DNA window cacacacacatacacacacacatacacacacacatacacacacacagacatttgttcagttttcgattctgagtcgatatgtatacatgaaggtgggtctttgagctttcaataaaaagttcatttttagagcaggattatagccttacctcagtgaggaaggcaaaaaatagcAACACAATCATTATTCATCTGCTTTTTATTGCAACTTTCGTGCTTTAACAATAATTAAAATCAATGCAACATTCTTGATAAAAAACAATCGAGAATtcacaaatataataaaaattaaagggtATTCAGTTAAAGGCACGtgtattttaaatgaatttgttatttatttttaacatataTTCTAAACAAGGTGACACCTACTTTGTAAAAGTgcctaatttaatttttaaatgatttgcaACTTCAATATTAAATCgtaataataattcaaaaaaaaaaattaaataaattaatttctaTCTTTATCAGATGTTAGGGACGCAGATTCGTAACCCACACGTAATGATTTCAAATCACGAGGTGGaaggtttctaagtgcaaaataagtttgaggcccagatttaaaaaatagtcgtACGCaatgatttttcaattattatataCCTAAATTTAAGCGATTTTAAAAGATTCCTGCTTTAATCAAATTCAAACGTTACATaactcatttccaaaaatgttgatGATGATTGATTGATCATTTCATgttgaaatcatgaaaattttgacaaaattttcacttttcaatCACATTTAAATGTGTTACCTACATTGTTTCAATGAGATAGATTTTTCAACACAATATTTGCTTCATATAACCGAGTTCAAAGAATGGAAGAATCATTACTTTTGTATTAACAAAAACTAAATAGTTTCACACAAAAAAGCATAAACTtaactttaaccctctactgcccaaatttttttttcgaaattttttatttttcccgtgttcaggaggtcattttgagcaacttttgttctacgaaaaactttacttctcttgttttatgtttttcttgtttcatttttaatattttaatttgcatttatcttgtttagtttatgtttgtttttggtagtatttggcctactctaccacctcctatcattacattttgcctatctaattttttcatgtttttacagtaactttttcaattttttgcatgtttttcacattttctgctattaaatggaaccattatcatttaaattgtaaataaatgcgtagaggcatagtctggggcactagaaaaattactgcatactcctttttacttaaaatataggaaatgttaataaaaacacagccaaagttgacacctaaaaagattacatttttaaaaacattggcaaagtcacataaaacaagtcaaacttccaaccctaaaattttacaaaattttaaaagttcttctttccaatgctttttgaagatcaaaaattggttgaaaaattgatttttggcgattttttaaatcgaagcccgtctagaggcggggttgggttgtagagggttaatttttagGAATTATAAATAACTTACAGATGCatcaaagggccattttacatgggTCCAcgggcaaaaaaaatcacctcgcgggccacgttactttggtcacccctgatttaGCTGATAGTTGGATTTTCTAGCATCTTATCATGGTCGTtagaaacggtcgtggatagggGTGCCCAAGTGGTCTGAAAAAGATCAATTAATAGACAAAATATGTCTGACATTTTTTATCTCTAATCCCTTCTCCAACAACACAAATAAATTCTTGCAAAATTTGTATCATGTTGGTCAAATACTATTAAGggcgatgcattttttttcaaaaattttgtccCTCGGCACTGACGAGGGGagaaagaaatataaaaaaatacaaagattgAAAGAACAAGTCAGAatcttaacatttgaatgaaaaaagagtgttaaaatgcattttacactagttcagttgttttgcaatcatgagttaaaaaaaaaaaatctgaagaaaacaagaattataacaaaataaactttttgcggtactgtatatcgaacattttcaaaaattctttgcAAATATATACccagaaatgttgaaaattatactaaacgcaggggaatgcatttaaaattgatttcagctgattgcacttggatttccatttaaattccgaagtttttgtaaaaaatatttttttccccttgatttttcgggccgattttatagggaggggtggggggggggggggagacagagctctaaaaaatatttgtaccagccgtattttgaaaaaaaaagtttggatttttattaaatgatcatccCTAGTTCTGCCACCATAATGCGACCACGTGCTccatttgtttgtcaacaaagctgcagctgggtGGTGAAACGAAGGGAGAGGTTTTGACATTTGTAATCCCGCATCTGTCCCGCCGCACACTTTGACGGTCATTTTCATCGACCGAGTCCAGTAAGGAACTGACCGTACAATAATCTTTCGAAAAAGGTTTGAATGGAAGgttaaaaataaagatttttttatttttgagaattatcgtgtttaaatttataaatccagacttttttttgattaggtcctataaacatatgaaacacaatagcttataggaccttttcaaaaaaaaactcgagaaatgCAATGTGAAACAACATCATTCCTCCTCTATAATTGACATATTCCACTGCTCTCTAtaaactgaacaaaaaaaaacaagacacaAACAATGTGTTGCACTGATCATTCCTGCTCAAATAAATTAATTCCCTGAGATACTCAGTGTCCAACTCGTGCACGAGAATCAACTTGAATAAATGCTCGGCCGGGTTTCCCCGCGCAGGTCAGTTTCTCGTTAGCACCCGGGAACTTCACAACCAGCAGCGATGTTATCGCCACCGTCGTCGTTGTTTGTGCTGTTGGTCTTCGCCGCCGGTCTTCAAGTTCAAGGTTGGTGggtttttgcatacatttcgtttttttttttaactaaaaggtTAAATTGGTTGATTGCAGGTTAGCGGATTTCCCAGCGAAGTAAGTAGTCGGTTTTAGTTTGGGTGGTGTTCTAGTTTGTGGCTAAAATTATCATATCTGATGGTACTAGAATGTGTCGAGTTCAAGGAGGAGACCAAACTGCTGAGCACCGGCATCGCTTTGACGCTGGATCCGGATCCGATCGTGTTCGAGTCGTTCAACTGCACCAAGTCGGTGGATTTGATCGTCGGTGGTGAGGATGCCAAGCCTGGAGAGTTCCCCCACCAGGTGTTGCTGGGTTGGAAGGTGGACCGAAACGGAACCCTGGTGAACGACTTCAAGTGTGGAGGGTCGTTAATCAGCGAGCGATCCGTGCTGACCGCAGCGCACTGCCTGAAGTACGGAAGTCCGCAGTTCGTGCGGCTGGGCGAGCTTGACTTGACGATCGAGTCGGACGAAGAGTTTGACGTGGGCATCGAGTACATCCGGCGACATCCGGAGCATCGGTTCAAGTCTTCGTACCACGACATCGCCCTCGTCAAGCTGAAACAAACGATCCCGTTCTCGCACTACGTTCGGCCGGCCTGTCTGTGGGACACGATCGCGATGAACGTGACGGCGGTGATCGCAACCGGTTTTGGAAACACCGAGTTCGAAGGTGTGTCGAAGCAGCGAAACCGGttcggttgttgttgttgttatacatagttattatttttctttatccAGGTGAGAAGATGTCCGACACTCTGCGCAAGGTGCAGCTGGACCTTCTGAGCCGTAATGAGTGCGAAAAGCAATATCTGGGCACGCGCAACTTCGATGCCGGTGTTCAGGACAGTCAGCTGTGCATCGGAAGTGAACGAGAGGGACGGGACGCCTGCCAGGGTGATTCCGGTGGGCCGGTGCAGGTCATTACGGAACCGAAGGGTTGTACCTACCATGTGTTGGGAATTACGTCGACCGGTGCGGCTTGCGGTATTGGACGATCACCGTCGATTTATACGAGGGTGGCTAGCTACATTGAATGGATCGAGAAGGAGGTGTGGGGATAATCTCCAATATTTGTACAAATTTTGAAGATACAAATGATATGGCAATCAAATAAGATATCAATTATTTAagtaggtatttttttcattttcatgtcaAATCAGTAGCCAAAGCTTTAAAGCGGTTCACTCCTAAAGACCCAATTTACCAACACTCATCCTCTCACCTACCACACCCCAGTGCGGAAGCAGTGCATTTTCGGGCAAACAATCGGTAATCAAATTTCATACTCTGTTTCCGATAACGTTCCCAATTTCGGGAAGCACGATGCCGTGACGACGATGCTGACGATGATGTCCGCCATCACCCCAGCCATCGCCCTCTGTTGGCCACACAAGCGAGTCCATGCAGTTTGGGAACACCACCGCCACACAAACCCCGAACTACATCTCCGAGATCGGCTCTTTGTTTCTGGCACAGTAATCGCCCCAGTTTAATTCGATTTAGATTGAAAATCAATACCGACCGAGCTGGGTTTCCGGATTACGGAGCGTCGTCGTTCCGCAAGATTTGTCCCACAAAGGATGACttcctttttttgtttggagaCGTTAGCACCATCAGTCGGTCGTTCGGTAATGGTTTGATTTGGGATGGGTTGTCCAGTAACCCtggtcttatttttgattaaagTTTCTTTtacttatttcattttttttttaatttttgaattttaagatttgagtTTCCTGTGCAATTTTAGGGTTAGAAAATTGCATGATTTCTGAAGCCAAGCTTACAAAGTCCCAACGAAGTGAGTATAATTTGCTTGAATGTACTCATTGCTACGTCCTGCGGTAGGACTGCAAAAGTAGGGAAAACGATAGACAAATGAAAAACCAACAACTCACACATATACGGACAGAATCTGGACGGTAGAATCAAACAATTTGAGCTCTAGCTGGAAAATGGCAACGAAAGTGgtagattttattttgtgttatGTGGTGCGGCAATTGCTCttttgttgtttaatttttactgTTCTTATAtggaattgatttaaaatttgtatgaagctTTTTTCTTTACTTAATTaatctatttttaaacttttttggcatgaatttttgaaattaggtACAACTGCCTTATTAAGCTGTTTTTGCGTACGTGTGCCAGTCCTACATCTGGAGTGATATTTTCATGCGCCTT harbors:
- the LOC120430741 gene encoding uncharacterized protein LOC120430741 — encoded protein: MNSFLGSFLVLVFLFLVVEGQRVAQKKCSEYQAQNLARAILSPTEPAKPVGEFYGVQLPDRLLGDHQPNFGEFPHSVLLGWPKPDSPNQYELPCGGALISDRYVLTAAHCLRQEHPTVARFGEYSILTDDADQVDVQVESVVVHPEYDPSTVYNDIALVKLSEPVTFTQLIHPACLWTEHNLNVSKVVGLGFGQYDLLEGDVPDLMKKVTLDPLDVRMCEEQYGSLEKFPRGIVASQLCLGGNDRHADVCLGDSGSPVQIRTEPASPTYHVVAVTSTLLCDARESPSVYTRVASYVEWVEGIVWGQFLVSTRELHNQQRCYRHRRRCLCCWSSPPVFKFKRISQRKCVEFKEETKLLSTGIALTLDPDPIVFESFNCTKSVDLIVGGEDAKPGEFPHQVLLGWKVDRNGTLVNDFKCGGSLISERSVLTAAHCLKYGSPQFVRLGELDLTIESDEEFDVGIEYIRRHPEHRFKSSYHDIALVKLKQTIPFSHYVRPACLWDTIAMNVTAVIATGFGNTEFEGEKMSDTLRKVQLDLLSRNECEKQYLGTRNFDAGVQDSQLCIGSEREGRDACQGDSGGPVQVITEPKGCTYHVLGITSTGAACGIGRSPSIYTRVASYIEWIEKEVWG